The Rattus rattus isolate New Zealand chromosome 1, Rrattus_CSIRO_v1, whole genome shotgun sequence genome includes a region encoding these proteins:
- the Angptl7 gene encoding angiopoietin-related protein 7, protein MLRTTWLCILLVASVSRPVWLQKPHKRKTQLKAAGCCEEMRELKAQVANLSSLLGELSRKQESDWVSVVMQVMELESSSKRMESRLTTAESKYSEMNNQIDIMQLQAAQTVTQTSADAIYDCSSLYQKNYRISGVYKLPPDEFLSSPELEVFCDMETSGGGWTIIQRRKSGLVSFYQDWKQYKQGFGSIRGDFWLGNEHIHRLTRQPTRLRVELEDWEGNVRYAEYSYFALGNELNSYRLFLGNYSGNVGKDALLYHNNTVFSTKDKDNDNCLDKCAQLRKGGYWYNCCTDSNLNGVYYRLGEHRKHMDGISWYGWHGANYSLKRVEMKIRPEAFTP, encoded by the exons ATGCTGAGGACCACCTGGCTATGCATTCTCCTGGTAGCCTCTGTCAGTCGCCCCGTGTGGCTGCAGAAGCCTCATAAACGCAAGACACAGCTCAAAGCAGCCGGCTGCTGTGAGGAGATGAGGGAACTCAAGGCCCAGGTCGCCAACCTCAGCAGTCTGCTGGGTGAgctgagcaggaagcaggagagcGACTGGGTCAGTGTGGTCATGCAGGTGATGGAGCTGGAGAGCAGCAGCAAGCGCATGGAGTCTCGGCTCACCACTGCCGAGAGCAAGTACTCTGAGATGAACAACCAGATCGACATCATGCAGTTACAGGCTGCACAGACCGTCACACAGACCTCGGCAG ATGCCATCTACGACTGTTCCTCCCTGTACCAGAAGAACTACCGAATCTCTGGGGTGTACAAGCTTCCTCCAGATGAGTTCCTGAGCAGCCCTGAGTTAGAG GTGTTCTGTGACATGGAAACTTCAGGCGGAGGCTGGACCATCATCCAGAGGCGCAAGAGTGGCCTTGTCTCCTTCTACCAAGACTGGAAACAGTATAAGCAAGGGTTTGGCAGCATTCGAGGCGACTTCTGGCTAGGGAATGAACATATCCACCGGCTTACCAGGCAGCCAACAAGGCTTCGTGTGGAGCTGGAG GACTGGGAGGGTAATGTACGCTACGCAGAGTACAGCTACTTTGCGTTGGGCAATGAACTGAACAGCTACCGCCTCTTCCTGGGGAACTACAGTGGCAACGTGGGGAAGGACGCTCTCCTCTATCATAACAATACCGTCTTCAGCACCAAGGACAAGGACAACGACAACTGCTTGGACAAGTGTGCACAGCTCCGAAAAG GTGGCTACTGGTACAACTGCTGCACAGACTCCAACCTCAATGGGGTGTACTACCGCCTGGGGGAGCACCGGAAGCACATGGATGGCATCAGCTGGTATGGCTGGCATGGAGCCAACTATTCCCTCAAACGGGTGGAGATGAAGATCCGTCCAGAAGCCTTCACGCCCTAG